One segment of Radiobacillus kanasensis DNA contains the following:
- a CDS encoding amino acid ABC transporter permease, with protein MFHQNNVLLTITGDMHGWELFVNSLWPMIQGGIQYTIPLTLISFFFGLLLALVIAVMRLSPIAIVRAPAVAFVSAIRGTPLLVQLFIVFYGLPNLNVTIDPFPSAVIAFSLNVGAYASEIIRASILSIPKGQWEAGYTIGMTYNQALRRIVLPQAARVSIPPLSNTFISLVKDTSLASLILVTELFRKAQEITARTYDFLLLYLEAALLYWIICFVLSVIQTLIENRLERHIAK; from the coding sequence ATGTTTCATCAAAATAATGTGCTGCTAACGATTACAGGTGACATGCATGGGTGGGAGTTGTTTGTAAACTCCCTTTGGCCAATGATTCAAGGGGGAATCCAATATACAATTCCCCTTACGCTTATTTCGTTCTTTTTTGGGCTTTTACTCGCTTTGGTAATTGCGGTTATGAGGCTTTCTCCCATTGCGATTGTAAGAGCACCTGCTGTCGCATTTGTTTCAGCTATTAGAGGTACGCCTTTACTCGTGCAATTATTTATCGTCTTTTACGGGCTGCCCAACTTAAATGTTACAATAGATCCCTTTCCGAGTGCCGTTATCGCATTTTCATTGAATGTTGGCGCGTATGCCTCGGAGATTATTCGAGCTTCTATTTTGTCGATTCCGAAGGGGCAATGGGAGGCAGGCTACACGATTGGAATGACCTATAACCAGGCGTTGCGAAGAATTGTATTGCCACAAGCCGCTCGTGTTTCCATTCCGCCTTTATCGAATACGTTTATTAGCTTAGTGAAGGATACATCACTAGCTTCGCTTATTTTAGTAACTGAATTATTTCGAAAAGCACAGGAAATTACAGCAAGAACCTATGACTTTCTATTACTCTATTTGGAAGCGGCTCTTTTATATTGGATTATTTGCTTTGTTCTTTCTGTGATTCAAACGTTGATAGAAAATAGACTGGAACGCCATATTGCTAAGTAG
- a CDS encoding amino acid ABC transporter ATP-binding protein, which translates to MYVSVKGLTKSFGDLNVLDHIDMDIAKGKVLAIIGPSGSGKTTLLRCLNALEMPDKGSFHFYDDWNINFANKVKKNDILSLRKRSGMVFQSYNLFPHKTALENVTEGPIVVQKRDRKEVLQLAERLLEKVGLQDKKELYPFQLSGGQQQRVGIARALAMEPELMLFDEPTSALDPELVGEVLQVIKELAGEGWTMVIVTHELKFAEQVADKVIFMDQGGIVEQGPPEEVLKKPKQERTKQFLDRVLNP; encoded by the coding sequence ATGTATGTATCAGTAAAAGGATTAACGAAATCCTTTGGAGATTTAAACGTGTTAGACCATATCGACATGGATATCGCGAAAGGGAAAGTCCTTGCCATCATTGGGCCTTCAGGATCAGGCAAAACGACGCTACTCCGCTGTTTAAATGCTCTTGAAATGCCCGATAAAGGGTCTTTTCACTTTTATGATGATTGGAACATTAATTTTGCGAATAAAGTAAAGAAAAATGACATTTTAAGCTTACGGAAGCGCTCAGGGATGGTGTTTCAATCTTACAATCTGTTTCCACATAAAACGGCATTAGAAAATGTAACGGAAGGACCGATCGTTGTCCAAAAGCGGGATAGAAAGGAAGTTCTTCAGCTAGCGGAGCGTTTATTAGAAAAGGTAGGTCTACAGGATAAAAAGGAATTGTATCCTTTCCAGCTTTCGGGAGGTCAACAGCAACGGGTAGGGATAGCAAGAGCCTTAGCGATGGAACCGGAATTAATGTTGTTTGACGAACCGACATCTGCTTTAGATCCTGAGTTGGTAGGAGAAGTGTTACAAGTTATAAAGGAACTAGCCGGTGAAGGCTGGACGATGGTCATTGTAACGCATGAACTGAAATTTGCGGAACAAGTAGCCGATAAAGTGATCTTCATGGATCAAGGCGGCATTGTGGAACAAGGTCCACCAGAAGAAGTGTTAAAAAAACCAAAGCAAGAAAGAACCAAACAGTTTTTAGATCGAGTATTGAATCCTTAA
- the mscL gene encoding large conductance mechanosensitive channel protein MscL, producing MGILKEFRHFVVRGNAADMGIGMVLGAAFSSVIDSIVTDVLLPPIGLVLAKMNFSNLFISLNGEHYPSLSAAQEAGAATINYGLFITAIIRFTIILFTVFLVVRQINRLRKPDQTPMDSMMKKECPYCITSIPAKAVKCSSCGSTLDDSSMGRFIKQKRKEKVKLRIR from the coding sequence ATGGGGATATTAAAAGAATTCCGTCATTTTGTTGTGCGAGGAAATGCAGCAGATATGGGAATTGGAATGGTACTAGGTGCTGCGTTCAGTAGTGTCATTGATTCGATTGTGACTGATGTATTGTTGCCTCCAATAGGATTAGTCCTAGCCAAGATGAACTTTTCCAATTTATTTATAAGTTTAAACGGTGAACACTATCCTTCCTTGTCTGCTGCTCAAGAAGCAGGTGCTGCAACGATAAACTATGGACTTTTTATAACAGCGATCATTCGCTTCACAATCATTCTTTTTACGGTGTTTCTGGTCGTTAGACAGATTAATCGATTGCGTAAACCGGATCAGACCCCAATGGATTCCATGATGAAAAAGGAGTGTCCTTACTGCATTACATCTATTCCAGCAAAAGCTGTTAAATGTTCAAGCTGTGGTTCTACTTTAGATGACTCTAGTATGGGTAGATTCATCAAACAGAAACGGAAAGAAAAGGTAAAGCTCCGAATCCGATAA
- a CDS encoding polymer-forming cytoskeletal protein, translating into MISNQMRELKISGSGSTSGGTYGYVKINGNGTVYGDLTCQEFVTGGSSKVEGDLTSELIVIKGKTNVDGSVQAEIMEVQGTCKVAGSTSFRELVVKGSTKVAGSLSGDELLLKGTLKVNGDCDVTLAKMQGCFTVYGALKTEHASIKLHGKCSATSIYAKRLEVIKGGLSFGLENLFEGFAKELRTDTIVAETVYLEHTRANIVKGKNVYIGPECHIDYVEYTDEITISPDAVVKEKKQV; encoded by the coding sequence ATGATTTCAAATCAGATGAGAGAGCTTAAAATATCAGGAAGTGGAAGTACCTCAGGCGGAACTTATGGATATGTAAAGATTAATGGAAATGGAACCGTATATGGAGATTTAACTTGTCAAGAATTTGTGACTGGAGGAAGCTCTAAAGTAGAAGGCGATCTAACAAGTGAATTGATTGTTATTAAAGGAAAAACTAATGTGGATGGAAGTGTACAAGCCGAAATTATGGAAGTTCAAGGAACGTGTAAAGTAGCAGGAAGTACATCTTTTAGAGAACTCGTTGTGAAAGGTTCTACTAAGGTTGCAGGTTCTTTATCTGGAGATGAGCTTCTGCTTAAAGGGACTTTGAAGGTTAATGGGGACTGTGATGTCACTCTAGCCAAAATGCAAGGCTGTTTTACCGTATATGGGGCACTTAAAACAGAGCACGCTTCTATTAAGCTGCATGGAAAATGTTCTGCGACATCTATATATGCAAAAAGACTTGAAGTCATAAAAGGTGGACTGTCCTTTGGATTAGAAAACTTGTTTGAAGGGTTTGCAAAAGAGCTTCGAACGGACACTATTGTTGCTGAAACGGTATATTTGGAACATACACGAGCGAACATTGTAAAAGGAAAGAATGTCTATATCGGTCCAGAATGTCACATTGATTATGTGGAATATACCGACGAAATTACGATATCACCTGATGCGGTGGTCAAGGAGAAAAAGCAGGTGTAA
- a CDS encoding DNA-3-methyladenine glycosylase — protein sequence MSIDYFGEHPPLSLSFYEKHTLELAQALLGCLLFKETKEGVSAGIIVETEAYKGPEDRAAHSFNNRRTKRTEIMFGRPGVTYTYSMHTHCLFNVVSGPVDKPEAVLIRAIEPYYNHELMKKRRPNMKTIHQMTNGPGKLTKALGITMEDYGHSLQDPPLWISERPRGFTSFSVKEGPRIGIDNSGEAKNFPWRYWIDGSLFTSR from the coding sequence ATGAGTATAGATTACTTTGGCGAACACCCTCCACTCTCTTTATCCTTTTATGAAAAACATACTTTAGAATTAGCTCAAGCCCTACTAGGCTGTTTGCTCTTTAAAGAAACTAAAGAAGGGGTATCGGCAGGAATCATCGTAGAGACAGAAGCGTATAAAGGACCTGAAGATCGAGCGGCCCACAGTTTCAACAATCGAAGAACCAAAAGAACGGAGATTATGTTTGGCAGACCTGGAGTGACTTATACCTATTCTATGCACACGCATTGCCTGTTTAATGTCGTATCTGGCCCGGTTGATAAGCCTGAAGCGGTTCTCATACGAGCTATCGAACCTTACTACAACCATGAGCTTATGAAAAAAAGACGTCCAAACATGAAAACCATCCATCAAATGACAAATGGTCCCGGAAAGCTAACGAAGGCATTAGGAATTACAATGGAGGATTATGGCCATTCTCTTCAAGACCCTCCTCTTTGGATTAGTGAACGTCCTAGGGGATTTACATCCTTCTCCGTGAAAGAAGGACCCCGTATCGGGATTGATAATTCAGGAGAAGCAAAAAATTTCCCGTGGAGATATTGGATAGATGGAAGCCTTTTTACTTCTCGTTAA
- a CDS encoding ectoine synthase, whose product MKVVALNDILGTEKEVDGGTWVSRRLLTKKDGMGYSVNDTIIKAGTETHIWYQNHLEAVYCIEGEGEVETLSDNKVWPIKKDMIYALDKHDEHLLRAHPGSDMRMVCVFNPPLSGNEVHDENGVYPVDED is encoded by the coding sequence ATGAAAGTAGTTGCACTTAACGACATTTTAGGAACAGAAAAAGAAGTAGACGGAGGCACTTGGGTTAGCCGTAGGCTCTTAACGAAAAAAGACGGCATGGGCTATTCCGTAAACGATACAATTATTAAAGCAGGTACAGAAACGCATATTTGGTACCAAAATCACCTAGAAGCTGTTTACTGCATCGAAGGCGAAGGGGAAGTCGAAACCCTTAGCGACAACAAAGTATGGCCAATCAAAAAAGATATGATCTACGCATTAGACAAACATGACGAGCATTTACTACGTGCTCATCCTGGCTCCGATATGAGAATGGTGTGCGTATTCAACCCACCTCTAAGCGGAAATGAAGTACATGATGAAAATGGTGTATATCCAGTAGACGAAGATTAA